From a region of the Leptospira kmetyi serovar Malaysia str. Bejo-Iso9 genome:
- a CDS encoding DUF962 domain-containing protein produces MTTDAAPKTYTTFKEFWPFYLGEHSHPVNRALHFVGTSIAIGWILTAIVNLNPFYILAALFSGYFFAWIGHFFVEKNRPATFTYPFKSFMGDWLMYFYILTGQISKELEKIGKK; encoded by the coding sequence ATGACTACCGACGCCGCTCCCAAAACATATACGACTTTTAAGGAATTCTGGCCCTTCTATCTGGGCGAACATTCTCATCCGGTAAACCGCGCGCTTCACTTCGTGGGCACTTCGATTGCGATCGGTTGGATTTTGACCGCGATCGTAAATCTCAATCCGTTTTATATTTTAGCGGCTTTGTTTTCCGGTTATTTCTTCGCTTGGATCGGTCATTTCTTCGTGGAGAAAAATCGCCCCGCGACTTTCACTTATCCCTTTAAATCCTTTATGGGGGATTGGTTGATGTATTTTTATATCCTCACCGGACAAATCAGTAAGGAACTGGAAAAGATCGGTAAGAAGTGA
- a CDS encoding adenylate/guanylate cyclase domain-containing protein, which yields MNLFRSIKKAFQTLDRKSMPDSVLEVLKAEERNGIIITNYFRYLIALFFLVQIIVNVHNGDNEFNLIAFSIYLILTLAHTIIIRVCPDSVIQVFNYITLFAEFALILGVLLFYTFTVQNIDLGFALKNTLNLFFLFPIIYSLLQFRIRFVFIALFLFYAIYYTILWIAVSTNQLTYTNDWGRYISGPEVLIADVVAGKPGLYFCFAVMISMGIFRTVSMVRRIGIAEGQKTELSRYFSPKIVNEMMENPGTLQSGNRQIVSILFLDIRNFTAMSENMDPKELGELLSEFRKIMMECVFENNGTLDKYIGDAVMATFGTPHPSPSAEVDARNAVGCGVIMQKRLAEWNLLRKSEGKTPIAIGIGIHTGEVFAGNIGSDLHREYSVIGDAVNTASRIESLCKVLKKSFLISKETMELLGGKYTLNRMPRVKVKGKEEPLQVYEVMWG from the coding sequence GTGAATCTTTTTCGATCGATCAAAAAGGCGTTTCAAACGTTGGATAGAAAATCCATGCCCGATTCCGTTTTGGAGGTTCTCAAAGCGGAGGAAAGAAACGGAATCATCATCACCAATTACTTTCGATATCTGATCGCTTTGTTCTTTTTGGTTCAGATCATCGTAAACGTCCACAACGGAGACAACGAGTTTAACCTGATCGCGTTTTCGATCTATCTGATTCTAACGTTGGCGCATACGATCATCATTCGAGTTTGTCCCGATTCGGTCATTCAGGTTTTCAATTACATCACTTTGTTCGCCGAATTCGCTTTAATTTTGGGAGTTCTTCTGTTTTATACGTTCACGGTTCAAAACATAGATCTCGGTTTCGCTTTAAAAAACACGTTGAATCTGTTCTTTCTTTTTCCGATCATCTATTCCCTTTTACAGTTTAGAATTCGCTTCGTTTTTATCGCTCTATTTCTGTTTTATGCGATCTATTATACGATTCTCTGGATCGCGGTTTCCACGAACCAACTTACGTATACCAACGACTGGGGTCGTTACATCAGCGGACCGGAAGTTCTGATCGCGGACGTCGTCGCGGGCAAACCCGGTTTGTATTTTTGTTTTGCGGTTATGATTTCGATGGGAATCTTTCGTACGGTTTCCATGGTGCGGAGAATCGGAATCGCGGAAGGTCAAAAAACGGAACTGTCCCGTTACTTTTCTCCTAAGATCGTAAACGAAATGATGGAAAATCCCGGAACACTTCAGAGCGGGAACAGGCAGATTGTCAGCATTCTTTTTTTGGATATCAGAAACTTTACGGCCATGTCCGAGAACATGGACCCCAAGGAACTCGGAGAACTTCTATCAGAATTTCGTAAAATTATGATGGAATGCGTTTTTGAAAACAACGGAACCTTGGACAAATACATCGGAGACGCGGTGATGGCGACTTTCGGAACTCCACATCCTTCTCCTTCCGCGGAAGTCGATGCGCGTAACGCGGTCGGTTGCGGGGTCATCATGCAGAAACGTCTCGCCGAATGGAATCTCTTACGCAAGTCCGAAGGGAAAACTCCGATCGCAATCGGAATCGGAATTCATACCGGAGAGGTTTTCGCGGGTAACATAGGAAGCGATCTTCACAGAGAATATTCCGTAATCGGTGACGCCGTAAATACCGCGTCCCGTATCGAATCTCTTTGCAAGGTTTTGAAAAAATCCTTTTTGATTTCGAAGGAAACGATGGAACTTCTCGGAGGCAAATACACTCTCAATCGAATGCCCCGCGTTAAAGTCAAAGGCAAAGAAGAACCTTTGCAAGTATATGAGGTGATGTGGGGTTAA
- a CDS encoding oxidoreductase — protein sequence MAEKVALVAGATGLIGKYLLEELKSSGNYNKVYALVRRPGSVQGAEEIVCDYDALSASSLPKGITDVYCSLGTTISKAGSQENFKKVDYEYVLKVAKLSKEKGARSFLVVTALGADEKSFVFYNRVKGETERDLEAIGFTFLGIFRPSLLEGEREESRTGEAVGQFFAKMINPFLLGGIRKYRSIHGRTVAKAMIRIAQKEPAGVRILESDRIESVGGN from the coding sequence ATGGCCGAAAAAGTTGCGTTGGTCGCCGGAGCGACAGGGCTCATCGGGAAATATCTTTTGGAAGAATTGAAGTCTTCCGGCAATTATAATAAAGTGTATGCCCTGGTTCGAAGACCCGGAAGCGTTCAAGGCGCGGAGGAAATCGTCTGCGATTATGACGCGTTATCCGCTTCTTCTCTTCCGAAAGGAATCACCGATGTCTATTGCAGTTTGGGAACCACGATCTCCAAAGCGGGAAGTCAGGAGAATTTCAAAAAAGTGGATTACGAATACGTGTTGAAGGTCGCGAAGCTGAGTAAGGAAAAAGGCGCGCGTTCTTTTCTCGTTGTGACCGCGCTCGGTGCGGATGAAAAATCGTTCGTGTTTTATAATCGGGTCAAGGGAGAAACCGAAAGGGATTTGGAAGCAATCGGTTTTACCTTTCTCGGAATTTTCAGACCTTCTCTGCTCGAAGGGGAAAGGGAAGAATCCCGCACCGGCGAAGCAGTTGGTCAATTTTTTGCAAAAATGATAAATCCGTTTTTACTCGGAGGAATCCGAAAATACAGATCGATTCACGGAAGAACCGTCGCAAAGGCGATGATTCGGATCGCACAAAAGGAACCGGCCGGAGTTCGTATTTTAGAATCAGACCGAATCGAATCCGTTGGGGGAAACTGA
- a CDS encoding SpoIIE family protein phosphatase, whose amino-acid sequence MVYKTFSFLFELIYKKVSYTFAVAVFALTGAYFGAFYAYIFGSSVIPDFTADNHKEVFFVFIVATLTASLGHSIQYGLLAKIVSPGIERSIQKINTFIHPNVTLRHKNTLELESLLRFLIQLPKHNMLVSFGYASFVFLSVLLTHLLSKKPAWELTYIFLGWSVAVFVYCGFSYIITDYFTGPKRVEIKIILAKKNVRINREHGILSLKGKFVFLLTLILLSLTILSVFISFGNSTPFKIGVFIFMTFLESSLLTFLYFQSINLTLDQINLSANNLALGGTGSLPLLSIDKEFIRFAENFEKAASEVGKIRDNLQQLVDEKTSELRNSLDVVEKLKSQQDGDYFLTSLLIQPLSLNKSNGNKVHVDFLMKQKKTFLFHGKENDIGGDICIAKSISLRNRDYTVFLNADAMGKSLQGAGGALVLGAAVQSILERTIVVESVKQLYAERWLKNAFLELHRLFEGFDCSMLVSLVMGLIDDKTGLVYYINAEHPWSVLYRDGNAEFIENSGLFRKLGTPFSDEAFQIRTFQLKTGDVLILGSDGRDDIEIDSENGHRILNEDESLFLKHVENGKGKLESIYDSILTKGKLTDDFSLLRLSYKENEASVSRAIRKESLDLLRKAKTFVKEKNFNSAISSLEEALKIHPDSAEIRRDLIRLHFRNKDYKNASAILNEYIEDYPGDSDMIYLASYCFKKNQELGKAIDMAERIRLRNPGHPSNLVQLAELYLKVGNVSKSEKILSFAKSVDPNSKGLSNVTEFLEKEKSVSPNGFDSV is encoded by the coding sequence ATGGTTTACAAAACGTTCAGCTTTCTTTTTGAACTGATTTATAAAAAAGTATCCTATACGTTTGCGGTCGCCGTGTTCGCATTAACGGGGGCTTACTTCGGCGCGTTTTATGCGTATATCTTCGGTTCGTCCGTGATTCCCGATTTTACCGCGGACAATCACAAAGAAGTCTTTTTCGTTTTTATCGTCGCGACCTTAACGGCTTCTCTCGGACACAGCATTCAATACGGACTTTTGGCGAAGATCGTTTCTCCCGGAATCGAACGATCGATCCAAAAAATCAACACGTTCATCCATCCGAACGTGACCCTGCGTCATAAAAACACGCTCGAACTCGAATCCCTTTTGCGTTTTTTGATCCAACTTCCGAAACACAATATGCTCGTTTCCTTCGGTTACGCGAGTTTCGTTTTTCTAAGCGTTCTGCTTACCCATCTCTTGAGCAAAAAACCCGCTTGGGAATTGACTTACATTTTTCTCGGATGGAGCGTCGCCGTTTTCGTTTATTGTGGTTTTTCTTATATCATCACGGATTATTTCACGGGACCCAAACGCGTGGAGATCAAGATCATTCTCGCGAAAAAAAACGTTAGAATCAACAGGGAACACGGAATTCTCAGCTTAAAAGGAAAGTTCGTTTTTCTTCTGACCTTGATTCTTCTTTCCCTCACCATTCTTTCCGTTTTTATCTCCTTCGGGAATTCCACTCCGTTCAAGATCGGCGTTTTTATCTTTATGACGTTTTTGGAAAGTTCCCTTTTGACGTTTTTGTATTTTCAATCGATCAATCTCACCTTGGATCAGATCAATCTTTCTGCAAACAATCTCGCGTTAGGCGGAACGGGGTCCCTTCCTCTTCTTTCCATCGACAAGGAATTTATCCGTTTTGCGGAGAACTTCGAGAAGGCGGCGTCCGAGGTCGGAAAGATTCGGGACAATCTGCAACAACTCGTGGACGAAAAAACTTCCGAACTCAGAAACTCGTTGGACGTCGTTGAAAAACTCAAATCGCAACAGGACGGGGATTATTTTCTCACTTCTCTTTTGATCCAACCCTTGAGCCTGAACAAATCCAACGGGAATAAAGTACATGTCGATTTTCTAATGAAGCAAAAAAAGACATTCCTCTTTCACGGAAAGGAAAACGATATCGGCGGGGATATTTGTATCGCGAAAAGTATTTCTTTACGAAACCGGGATTATACGGTTTTCTTAAACGCGGACGCGATGGGAAAATCCTTACAAGGAGCGGGAGGAGCTCTCGTTTTGGGAGCGGCGGTTCAATCGATCTTGGAAAGGACGATCGTGGTCGAATCCGTAAAACAACTCTACGCGGAACGTTGGCTCAAAAACGCATTTTTAGAATTGCATCGACTTTTCGAAGGTTTCGATTGTTCCATGCTCGTTTCCCTTGTGATGGGATTGATCGACGACAAAACAGGACTCGTGTATTACATCAACGCGGAACATCCTTGGTCCGTTCTTTACCGGGACGGAAACGCGGAATTCATCGAAAACTCGGGGCTTTTCAGAAAACTCGGAACTCCGTTTTCGGACGAAGCGTTTCAGATCCGAACGTTTCAGTTAAAGACCGGAGACGTTCTCATTTTAGGTTCGGATGGAAGGGACGATATTGAAATCGATTCCGAAAACGGCCACCGGATTTTAAACGAGGACGAATCCCTATTCTTAAAACACGTGGAGAATGGAAAAGGAAAACTGGAAAGTATCTATGACTCCATTCTCACCAAAGGAAAACTCACGGACGATTTTTCTTTATTAAGACTTTCTTATAAAGAAAACGAGGCCTCCGTTTCCAGAGCGATCCGAAAAGAATCCTTGGATCTTTTACGAAAGGCGAAGACTTTCGTTAAGGAAAAGAATTTCAACTCCGCGATCTCCTCTTTGGAAGAAGCGTTAAAGATTCATCCGGACTCGGCGGAGATCCGAAGGGATTTAATCCGACTTCATTTTAGAAACAAGGATTATAAAAACGCGTCCGCGATTCTAAACGAATACATCGAGGATTATCCGGGCGACAGCGATATGATTTATCTCGCGTCTTATTGTTTTAAGAAGAATCAGGAACTCGGTAAGGCGATCGATATGGCGGAAAGAATTCGTCTTCGAAACCCGGGACATCCTTCCAATCTCGTTCAACTCGCGGAACTGTATCTAAAGGTCGGAAACGTTTCCAAGTCCGAGAAAATTCTTTCCTTTGCGAAAAGCGTGGATCCGAACTCGAAAGGTTTGTCCAATGTCACCGAATTCTTAGAAAAAGAAAAATCAGTTTCCCCCAACGGATTCGATTCGGTCTGA
- a CDS encoding acyl-CoA dehydrogenase family protein has translation MIENNYFLENQDLQENFQSIVDWKEIIDGFEGDFEDHKEYQKNGKESLAMAPGSYEDALEYYKSILESGGDIAGKQIAPLAKDMDVEGLKYSSGKVTFPESMIKAVNQVKDAGILPYSIGRKHGGLGIPATVQTMMMELFSRADGSFAITLGCLNLAETIERFGSKEMIEEYVPKMANGEIFGAMALTEPNYGSDLPNLQTKAVKDANGVWRLTGAKRFITHGCGFGEIPAVILTLARTGTPTSGARGLSFFLVKSSDVFIAGIEKKMGLHCSPTCEVVYENSPGILIGEEGYGLVRYSMAMMNGARLSIAAQAMGIATAAYMEAKKYASEREQFGKTIQNIPAVRKMLSAMDREIAGMRAVLMEASRSIDLYHWKSERLKEHGVDEKEIRKDETIKKWEKLANLFTPLSKYYITELANKIAYDGLQIHGGAGFTYDYDISRIYRDVRITNIYEGTTQLQVVAAIGGIVSGMSAKGHLRQYFEEEFSKIGGGSSLLNENKDALEKIVEAYSAIENSSLRDEVAFEVVQSTARVLIGLLLERGASRQKGEKKDKREILAKEYNLESKAILLSNIVTIENRQSQLTFA, from the coding sequence ATGATCGAGAATAATTACTTTTTAGAAAATCAAGACTTGCAGGAAAACTTTCAGTCCATCGTGGATTGGAAAGAGATCATAGACGGTTTCGAAGGCGATTTTGAAGATCATAAGGAATATCAAAAAAACGGAAAGGAATCCCTGGCGATGGCGCCCGGCTCCTACGAAGACGCATTAGAATATTATAAATCTATATTGGAGTCCGGAGGAGATATCGCCGGAAAACAAATCGCACCCCTCGCAAAGGATATGGACGTGGAAGGTTTGAAGTATTCTTCCGGAAAAGTGACTTTCCCCGAGTCCATGATCAAAGCGGTAAACCAAGTAAAGGACGCGGGAATTCTTCCTTACAGCATCGGTAGAAAACACGGCGGACTCGGAATCCCGGCGACCGTTCAAACGATGATGATGGAATTATTCTCCAGAGCGGACGGTTCCTTTGCGATTACGCTCGGTTGTTTGAACCTCGCGGAAACGATCGAACGATTCGGTTCCAAAGAAATGATCGAAGAATACGTTCCCAAAATGGCCAACGGAGAAATTTTCGGCGCGATGGCTTTGACCGAACCGAACTACGGATCGGATCTTCCGAATCTTCAAACCAAAGCGGTCAAAGACGCAAACGGGGTTTGGCGTCTAACGGGCGCTAAACGATTCATCACACACGGTTGCGGGTTCGGAGAAATTCCGGCGGTCATTCTAACCCTCGCAAGAACCGGAACGCCCACAAGCGGCGCGCGAGGTCTTTCCTTCTTTTTGGTAAAAAGTTCGGACGTGTTTATCGCTGGAATCGAAAAGAAGATGGGACTTCATTGTTCTCCCACCTGCGAAGTCGTGTATGAAAACAGTCCCGGAATTCTGATAGGGGAAGAAGGATACGGTTTGGTTCGTTATTCTATGGCGATGATGAACGGCGCGAGACTTTCGATCGCGGCTCAGGCGATGGGAATCGCGACCGCCGCTTATATGGAGGCGAAAAAATACGCTTCCGAAAGGGAACAGTTCGGTAAAACGATTCAGAATATTCCCGCGGTCCGCAAAATGCTTTCCGCGATGGATCGCGAAATCGCCGGAATGAGAGCCGTTCTTATGGAAGCGTCCCGTTCGATCGATCTTTACCACTGGAAATCGGAAAGATTGAAAGAACACGGAGTCGACGAAAAGGAAATCCGCAAGGACGAAACGATCAAAAAATGGGAAAAACTGGCCAACCTCTTTACTCCATTATCAAAGTATTATATTACGGAACTTGCAAATAAGATCGCTTACGACGGTCTTCAGATCCACGGTGGAGCCGGATTCACATACGACTACGACATCTCCCGGATCTACAGAGACGTAAGAATCACGAACATCTACGAAGGAACCACACAACTTCAGGTTGTGGCGGCGATCGGAGGAATCGTTTCCGGAATGTCCGCAAAAGGACATCTGCGTCAATACTTCGAGGAAGAATTCTCCAAAATCGGCGGAGGTTCTTCGTTGTTAAACGAAAACAAGGATGCGCTGGAAAAGATCGTGGAAGCTTACTCCGCGATCGAAAATTCTTCTTTGAGAGACGAGGTCGCTTTTGAAGTGGTTCAATCCACAGCAAGAGTTCTGATCGGTCTGCTTTTGGAAAGAGGAGCTTCCCGTCAGAAAGGAGAGAAGAAGGATAAACGGGAGATTCTCGCAAAAGAATACAACCTGGAATCCAAGGCGATTCTTCTTTCCAATATCGTTACGATCGAAAATCGTCAGTCTCAGTTGACTTTCGCGTAA
- the lipL32 gene encoding major surface lipoprotein LipL32, which translates to MKKLSILAVSVALFASITACGAFGGLPSLKSSFVLSESTIPGTNETVKTLLPYGTVIHYYGYIKPGQAPDGLVDGSKKAYYLYVWVPAVIAEMGVRMISPTGEIGEPGDGDLVSDAFKAATPEEKSMPSWFDTWIRVERMSAIMPDQIAKAAKGKPLQKLDDDDDGDDTYKEERHAKYNSLTRITIPNPPKSFDELKSIDTKKLLVRGLYRIAFTTYKPGEVKGSFVASVGLLFPPGIPGVSPLIHSNPEELQKQAVAAEESLKKAAADATK; encoded by the coding sequence ATGAAAAAACTTTCGATTTTGGCTGTCTCCGTTGCACTCTTTGCAAGCATTACAGCTTGTGGTGCTTTCGGTGGTCTGCCAAGCCTAAAAAGCTCTTTTGTACTGAGCGAGAGTACAATCCCAGGGACAAATGAAACTGTGAAAACACTTCTTCCCTACGGGACTGTAATCCATTACTATGGATATATCAAGCCAGGACAAGCGCCGGACGGTTTAGTCGATGGAAGCAAAAAAGCATACTATCTCTACGTTTGGGTACCTGCTGTTATCGCTGAAATGGGAGTTCGTATGATTTCCCCAACAGGCGAAATCGGTGAACCAGGCGACGGAGATTTAGTAAGTGACGCTTTCAAAGCTGCAACTCCAGAAGAAAAATCAATGCCAAGTTGGTTTGATACCTGGATTCGCGTTGAAAGAATGTCAGCTATTATGCCTGACCAAATTGCTAAAGCTGCGAAAGGAAAACCTCTTCAAAAGCTCGATGACGATGATGACGGGGACGATACTTACAAAGAAGAGAGACACGCAAAGTATAACTCTCTTACAAGAATCACCATCCCTAATCCTCCAAAATCTTTTGACGAACTGAAAAGTATCGATACTAAAAAACTTTTAGTAAGAGGTCTTTACAGAATCGCTTTCACTACCTACAAACCAGGTGAAGTGAAAGGATCTTTCGTTGCATCGGTTGGTCTGCTCTTCCCACCAGGTATTCCAGGTGTGAGCCCACTGATTCACTCAAATCCTGAAGAACTGCAAAAACAAGCAGTAGCAGCTGAAGAGTCTTTGAAAAAAGCCGCAGCTGACGCAACTAAGTAA
- a CDS encoding ParB N-terminal domain-containing protein — MKIRVSDIKVKNRIRKDLGDLRPLKESIQKLGLLHPILIDLDNTLISGERRLESVKILGWEYVDVRIVDIRNKKERVQMEAEENNIRLEFTSEEQDRVQELLKRYSYTTIFGRIFAWILDLLDWLKRFFQKK, encoded by the coding sequence ATGAAAATTCGAGTTTCGGACATCAAAGTTAAGAATCGCATCCGCAAAGACCTCGGGGATCTCCGCCCTCTCAAAGAATCCATACAGAAATTGGGACTTTTGCATCCTATCTTGATCGATCTAGACAACACCTTGATCTCCGGGGAAAGAAGACTCGAAAGCGTAAAGATTCTCGGGTGGGAATACGTGGATGTTCGGATCGTGGATATTCGGAATAAAAAAGAAAGAGTTCAGATGGAAGCCGAAGAAAACAATATTCGTTTAGAATTTACTTCCGAGGAACAGGATCGAGTCCAAGAGCTCTTAAAAAGATATTCCTACACAACCATCTTTGGAAGAATCTTTGCTTGGATTTTAGATCTGCTCGATTGGTTGAAGCGGTTTTTTCAGAAAAAATAG
- the metK gene encoding methionine adenosyltransferase, with the protein MSLKDFIFTSESVGEGHPDKVCDQISDAILDAYLEQDPKSRVACETLVTTNLVVIAGEITSKGKVDAQEIARNVIRDIGYNDITMGFDADFAVVSAHVHAQSPDISQGVTEGEGLFKEQGAGDQGLMFGFAINETPELMPMPIYYSHELVKYLAGLRHGNKLKFLRPDAKSQVTVEYKDGKPVRIDTVVISTQHSPDATHKQIEEALIEECIKKVIPANLLVNTKYFINPTGQFIVGGPHGDAGLTGRKIIVDTYGGYGRHGGGAFSGKDPSKVDRSAAYMGRYIAKNVVASGLADKCEVQLAYAIGVAEPVSVHVDTFGTGKISEDELVKRIRANFKLTPRGIIESLKLLEKGRKYRETASYGHFGRKGSTFTWEETNKAAALKG; encoded by the coding sequence ATGTCTTTAAAAGATTTTATTTTTACTTCGGAATCGGTCGGCGAAGGCCACCCGGACAAGGTCTGTGACCAAATTTCCGACGCAATTCTAGATGCTTATCTGGAGCAGGATCCAAAATCTCGAGTCGCTTGCGAAACCTTAGTGACTACCAATTTGGTCGTGATCGCAGGTGAAATTACAAGTAAGGGGAAGGTAGACGCTCAGGAAATCGCAAGAAACGTAATCCGTGATATCGGTTATAACGATATTACCATGGGATTCGACGCGGACTTCGCGGTCGTTTCTGCTCACGTTCACGCGCAAAGCCCGGACATCTCTCAAGGGGTGACCGAGGGAGAAGGCCTTTTCAAAGAGCAAGGAGCCGGAGACCAGGGGCTTATGTTCGGTTTCGCGATCAACGAAACTCCGGAACTGATGCCGATGCCGATCTATTATTCTCACGAATTGGTGAAATACTTAGCGGGTCTTAGACACGGGAACAAGCTGAAATTCTTAAGACCGGATGCAAAATCCCAGGTCACTGTGGAATACAAGGACGGAAAACCGGTTCGGATCGACACCGTGGTCATTTCCACACAACATTCTCCCGATGCGACTCATAAACAAATCGAAGAAGCTCTCATCGAAGAATGTATCAAGAAGGTGATTCCCGCCAATCTTCTCGTAAATACGAAATATTTTATCAACCCGACCGGTCAGTTCATCGTCGGCGGACCGCACGGCGACGCGGGTCTTACCGGAAGAAAGATCATCGTAGACACATACGGTGGATACGGAAGACACGGAGGAGGAGCATTCTCCGGTAAGGATCCTTCCAAAGTGGACCGTTCTGCGGCTTATATGGGACGTTATATTGCGAAAAACGTCGTGGCTTCCGGTCTTGCGGACAAGTGTGAAGTGCAGCTTGCCTACGCGATCGGTGTTGCGGAACCGGTTTCCGTTCACGTCGACACGTTCGGAACGGGAAAAATTTCCGAAGACGAATTGGTAAAAAGAATCCGCGCGAACTTCAAACTGACTCCGAGAGGAATCATCGAATCTCTAAAACTTCTCGAAAAAGGAAGAAAGTATAGAGAAACCGCTTCTTACGGTCACTTCGGAAGAAAAGGTTCCACGTTCACTTGGGAAGAAACCAACAAAGCCGCGGCGTTAAAAGGGTAA
- a CDS encoding transketolase family protein, whose product MGAPSTSTATEKATRDGYGDALHELGASRQDVVVLDADLSGSTKTNKFAKAFPDRFFNVGVAEQNLVGHAAGLALSGLVPFASSFAMFLSGRAWEVVRNSVVYPFLNVKLVASHGGVTVGEDGASHQCIEDFAIMRAIPEMTVICPSDYNECKQIIHAIADYKGPVYVRVGRPNVPVIERENYKFTIGKAEVMREGKDVLVIANGVLVNEAMKAVEELAKEGINATLLNMATIKPIDKEAILKYAKECKAVVTCEEHNVIGGLGSAVSEFLSEEYPVHVLKVGMKDQFGKSGTWKELLDYFGLRSKNIVETAKKAISLKK is encoded by the coding sequence ATGGGAGCTCCGAGCACATCCACTGCTACCGAAAAAGCAACCCGTGACGGATACGGGGATGCATTGCATGAACTGGGAGCTTCCCGCCAGGACGTAGTCGTCTTGGATGCGGATCTTTCCGGCTCCACAAAAACCAATAAGTTTGCAAAGGCTTTTCCCGATCGTTTTTTCAACGTGGGCGTCGCCGAACAGAACTTAGTCGGTCACGCGGCCGGTTTGGCTCTTTCCGGTTTGGTTCCGTTCGCTTCTTCCTTTGCGATGTTTCTTTCGGGAAGAGCTTGGGAAGTGGTTCGTAACAGCGTCGTTTATCCGTTTTTAAACGTAAAACTTGTTGCTTCTCACGGAGGAGTTACCGTCGGAGAAGACGGAGCTTCCCACCAATGTATCGAAGATTTCGCCATTATGAGAGCGATTCCCGAGATGACCGTGATCTGTCCTTCGGATTACAACGAATGCAAACAGATCATTCACGCGATCGCGGATTACAAAGGTCCGGTTTATGTGCGGGTGGGTCGTCCGAATGTTCCGGTGATCGAAAGGGAGAATTACAAGTTTACGATCGGTAAGGCCGAAGTAATGCGGGAAGGAAAAGACGTTCTCGTGATTGCGAACGGAGTTCTCGTAAACGAAGCGATGAAAGCCGTTGAAGAATTGGCGAAAGAAGGAATCAACGCGACTCTTTTGAACATGGCGACGATCAAACCGATCGACAAGGAAGCGATTCTAAAATACGCGAAAGAATGTAAGGCCGTTGTTACCTGCGAAGAACACAACGTAATCGGCGGACTCGGTTCTGCCGTGAGCGAGTTTCTTTCGGAAGAATATCCGGTTCACGTTCTCAAAGTAGGAATGAAGGATCAGTTCGGAAAATCCGGAACTTGGAAAGAACTTTTGGATTATTTCGGTCTTCGTTCTAAGAACATCGTGGAAACCGCAAAAAAGGCGATCTCACTCAAAAAATAA
- a CDS encoding ATP-dependent Clp protease adaptor ClpS, with protein MASTQTPDLNEITEESTKSTGGPWRVVLWDDNEHTYEYVIEMLMEICTMTVEKAFLHAVQVDQEKRTVVFSGEFEHAEHVQERILTYGADPRMSNSKGSMSATLEK; from the coding sequence ATGGCGAGCACACAAACTCCTGACCTAAACGAGATTACCGAGGAATCCACAAAGTCAACCGGAGGACCCTGGAGAGTGGTTCTTTGGGACGACAACGAACACACTTACGAATACGTAATCGAAATGCTGATGGAAATCTGCACCATGACCGTGGAGAAAGCGTTCTTACACGCGGTGCAAGTCGATCAGGAAAAAAGAACCGTCGTTTTTTCGGGAGAATTCGAACACGCGGAACACGTTCAGGAAAGAATTCTTACCTATGGAGCCGACCCGAGAATGTCCAATTCGAAAGGTTCCATGAGCGCTACTTTAGAAAAGTAA